The Arachis duranensis cultivar V14167 chromosome 9, aradu.V14167.gnm2.J7QH, whole genome shotgun sequence genomic sequence GAGTTGTTGGTTTTATTTGATTAACATTGAGTGGTCAGAAGAATGATTTTATAATATAAGATTCTCAGGAATTTGAATACTTTTAGGAACCATATGcctgattttatataatagatgCAACTGTTTATTCGATCTAATAATAAGCACTGttcaaacaaaaacaaaatgcataaaacaagaTGTGATAAGAAGTTAAGAAAATACCTCAAAAGTCCATTGACATAGGGTAAGAACTTTGGAATTCTTTATGGTTAATAGCGATTCATCGAAATCTTCTGACCTGAAGTCACTGCTAATTGGACCTAGCCTGAAATCAAGCTTGGCATGAGTCAAGTTGAAGTGTGATTCTGGCCAAATCCGAGGAAGAAGACCGCGGTATCTGAAAGATTTAAGCTTAGAAGTTCTTAGATGGAGATACTTGAGGTGCAGGCAATCTAAGATGCTCAACTTGTGAAGCTTGGATTCAGACTCAATCAACAAAGACTTCAATCCACTGCACTCACTGATTACCAAGTTCTCAAGGTGCTCCAAATTTGAAACAATAGAAGAAACTACCACACTTGTCAAATCCCTCACTGATTTCAAATGAAGTGTTTTCACCAAGAAAGtggatgatgatggtgatgatggaACATGTTTTTGTGGCATTATAAGCTGAAGATCGTAGCGCGCTTCGAGTTCTTTGTGATTAATATCATCAGAAACAGAGAAATCAAGGAGGAGTTTACTGTTGGTTGCAATAGTTGCCAACATAacactatcttcttcttgttcttgatGATGAACATATTGAAAGTGAAGCTTCCTCGGATGCTTCAATGGATCATGCTCCTCAAAATTGGCCAGGAATTTGGCAAGGACGGCAGTAATATCATGTAAGGATCCATGTGCAAGAAGAACTTGGTTCCAGAGTTGTCTCCATCTTTTGGAAATGAGACTGGTTTCAAGTGCAGATTCTTTTGGCAGAAATGAAACTATGCTGCCTAGAATTTCATCTGGCAAAGTGCTGAACATACCCTCTATactagtagtagtagtagtaactTCCATGGATGGAATCATGGAATCTATTGATTTAAGATCACAACAAACTCTTTTGTGAACAATAATAATGAACCGGTTATGCGGCTATGCCTAGCTACTACTAGTTTTTAAATATCTGTTGGTATTGGATTTTGTTGAATTCAACTTTTGGGACCAAGTCTATGTATGCCTTTTCAAGTTATTTCTAAAttcaatataatatttaataatttaatgagGCTGAATTATCTTGTTTCAAATATCAACTTTTCAACATTTTTTACATTGACTTACTTCAACTTGATGTTTGAGACTTTgaaaataatacttgttattccgccatttgtttatttattttttttatgtttatatttctTGGATGGATTAACATCTATTTCTATATTCTTTTAATAGCCTGCGTTCCATAACTAGGGATAATAGCCCCTGTTTTTCCAATTAACAATCCAAGTCACTTGAAAGTGAGATTAAGTGTATTTTATGTTTCTCTTGTGCGACCGAAGAAGGTTTTAAAACTCTTGCTCTTTGATGTATGTTAAGAGTTAAGATTGTGTGTTtccaattaattaatatattcatTATATTGTCACTGCCTTTGAAAACGTGTTCATGAAGCAATAcgattttaatttaatcaaataatggCACATTTGGTCTTGAATTGAGTTGAGCCGAATTCAAGTATAAGATCGGTTTGTAAAAATTGAGTTCGATTTATGGCCGGACTCATTAATAACCGAGTCTAATTATTAAAGTCACGAGctaacttatatatatatatattgtaccTTTTTATCATAAACAATCAATCTAATTAAATTCGTCTTATTTTCATCTATCAATTATTTAatctataataaaatagataaaataattatgatttagatataaattaaataaaaaatattttatcttcatatatataataaaatgtaagtacataaaaaatataaaaaaataaataataaatatatatttttaatttatttttaatatatattttatatcaataattaattttaattactaaatttgATGTGTAGTTAACATGGTTCTTTAATATATAAACTTGAGTTAAGATCAACTCGATTCATATGCTCACCCAATTTATGGAATTGTTAATGAATTGCTCTAAGTAGCTCACAAGCCAACTCCATCCTAGGTCTTGGATTAATTTCGTTTGTCAATCCAATGACACCCATTATTCCGGTGAATTAATACGGGCGGAGCCGCCCTAATTAATTTGTACTCACCATTCATNNNNNNNNNNNNNNNNNNNNNNNNNNNNNNNNNNNNNNNNNNNNNNNNNNNNNNNNNNNNNNNNNNNNNNNNNNNNNNNNNNNNNNNNNNNNNNNNNNNNNNNNNNNNNNNNNNNNNNNNNNNNNNNNNNNNNNNNNNNNNNNNNNNNNNNNNNNNNNNNNNNNNNNNNNNNNNNNNNNNNNNNNNNNNNNNNNNNNNNNNNNNNNNNNNNNNNNNNNNNNNNNNNNNNNNNNNNNNNNNNNNNNNNNNNCATCCACGTCCAAGTAATTTTATATCCAAGTTTATTCAAATAATTTGAGTTAAGcgttttttttcctattttctcCTCCTCAAATtcacgcttcttcttcttctttttcttcactaTGGATGTtagtcttcttcttctcctctttttttattatttttcaatttttttctccttttttattatttttcaatttcgtTACCGTCGTCACCAACAACACCTTTTCATCTTCCTCGTCCTCCTATTGAAATTTCGTCTCCTCCTTCATTTTCAtccttctcctccatcatcattattatcgtCATTGTTTTCTTCTAATAGATATCGTCGTTGTCGTTATCGTTATCATCGAATtcaaatttatataatggacaaTTTTCAATTCATTTAGTATTATATAATGGTTTCATTTTGAGCTAATTTTCAGTTCATTCGAGAGGCATGTGTTTCTGAattcgaatttatataatgaaccattttcggttcatttggtATTATATAATGATTtcgttttgataatattttcagTTCATTCAATCACCACAGAGAATTAGAATCAATAAAAATGTTAGCAAAatgttggtgttgttggtgatgacgataatgatgatggagaaggaagaagaaaaggaaggaggagatcaaagaaattcaaataaaaaaaaaagaataggaAGAGAAGGAGATGAATGTGGTGGTATGGTAGTAGTGACGATGACGATattgaaaaaaagatgaaaaaaaggaaaatgagaaaaagaagaagaagcagtagaaggaaGAGGTGAAAGAAGAAGTAAACGAAGTTTTGTAGAGTAAActaaataatttagataaatTTAGATGTAAAATTGTTTGAATATATATATCAAGACTCTATTTCATGGAGCTTTCAACTTTTTCTTCCAACGTGTAAGAACTAAGAACCGTACTTGATACACGatatataaaagaaagatttaattattctattgattcttatagtttcataaaatttttaattatgtctttatattttttttaattggatctttgcactatttttttttattgagtacctatattttttttctttttatttgaattcttgtaccaattttttttagttgggtctCTATataattaagccaattactactaaaaggaacctaattgaaaagaaaaattagtgtAAGaatccaattaaaagaaaaaaaagtataaaaatctaattaaaaatttcgcaaaactataaataccaacagaataattaaacataaaaaaattataaaattgttacTCTGGCATCGGTTTTGTATGTTTATATTTCTTGGATGGACTAATATNNNNNNNNNNNNNNNNNNNNNNNcataaataattataaaaaaataaatataattaaataattgtataaaatatttatattattagtgtattaaaattaaatttattaaaaatgttaaaaatttaaattatcaataaaatatttattaataataatcttaTCATGAACGGTCACATAATAGCTAAATTCAATATCtatttttagattattttaaaaagaattaaatataattttggttCTTAAGGTATAGGTCgaattttctttttcgttttcaaccttttttttttcatacaaaaccgtCCCTAAagtttaacttagttttaaaatcgtcatttgCACCaaaatattcttcttcttcttcaccaaaatactcgattcttcttcttcatcacaacAATACCCAATATATAGTTCTTCATCTCAATCACAACAatatctcttcttctttttcttcctttttaacTAGAATTTCAATAGAATATCAACTACAATTTCAATAACAGCAACATAATTTCAACTAacgaatataaaaaaattaaaataaagaaatagaagaacacaacaacaacataatTTCAACGACAGCAACAAAATGTCaactaaaagatataaaaaaatcaaaacagagAAGCAGAAGAATGTAatagaaatagaaaaacaatgGAATCAACACCCAGGATGGAATCAAAGTCGACAACAACAGTGTGATTAACAAAATCAGAATTGAAACAGGAGCAGAATAATCAAAAACAGAAGCAgaataattaacttaatttgAAACAGAATTGGAATCCAATGGCGAGGAGTAACGGCGAGCGACAAGGAGCAATGACGACATGTGAGGAGCAGCGGCGAGCTAGCAAGGAAGAGGAGTAGCGACGAGGATGCGAAGCAGCGGAGGAGTTTCGGCGACGGTATTGAGATTCAACAGACGGCAGCAATGGTAGCTGGCGCGATGACGGCAACACTCATCCTCTGCCTTCAACTCGCgcattcttctctctctctctctctctcttcgcgGTCAGCGACGGTGGCGGATCTAGCGATGACAGAACAGCTCACAATGGCAACGACGATACGATTCGACGGCGGCGACGAGTCCAATACGACGACAGCGGCCTCCCTTCCTTCCTCGCATGATTTTCTTCTCTCCacctttccttctcctttctcccTCCCTCCCCCGGCGTGATCCCTTCCCCCTTTAATccactttctttccttttttttataaatttttttagttaaggataatttaataataaaaattaaatttttaataaaaaaatcattttaaaattaaattaaattttagaaataattttatataaaaaagttaaaaataaaaaaaaatgaccaTTACTTTAAAATCCAAGTACTCTATCCTTTTAAAAACTTTAGGTTCCATAATTAAGggatataagtatataacaccCCGTCTTTTTCCAATTAATAAGTTTGCCAATCCAAGACACCTGAAAGTTGAAAGTAAGATTAagtgtattttatttttctattgtaTGACCCAAGAAGGTTTTGAAACTCTTGCTCTTTGACGTAGGTTGTCTTGAGATTGTTTTCCAATTTATTAATGTATtatcaatgcctttgaaaacgTACGTGTTGATGAATCAATACGactttaatttaatcaaatgATGACACATTTGGTGGTTAAAAATAAGCCAAGTCGAATTGAGTCACACCTTccaatttataaaaattgaatttgactAATAGCTCaaacatatataaaatgaaaattattaattatatatatagtttttaatatttatcctCTATTATTTCTAGAAGTCACTCATGCCAATAAAATGTTTGAAActttatctaaaattctaaatactcttatcttaattaatttatttttattttaaaaataaagctgAATTTTGGCTTCCCCATtattacggtgggtaaccggagattgcCTGACTGGACGGCGTGGACTGGCCCAAATACGCGGAGGAGGAGGCTGCGTGTGAGTGcgcaactcgggaggctccgtccgacttgttcgTACGAGGAgaggggggtggtacctgcaaagacactccgatgcctaagttagcaagagtgtgagcaggtctagagagtattgggcttagagatacctgaggggtgtcagtgtatttatagtggtgagccaataaccaccgttggagtagtgccgtatctttagggtgttaaccgcccccattatcttggggaggttaagatatggctttatgaagcggttagagagattttaggggcggttactcatttgaatgagtgtttatctgccagttaatctcacatccgacttcttcaaaccaagtcgtggttgataccgacttcttacgtggaggtcggtacttagctaggcttaatccttcagattaggccttttaattggacctgggcctttatcattgggccagggtatgaacagtgcccctacttgagcccaaaGTCTCATTAGAGTTTGGGTTCAAGTATTTAACTCGGGTTCGTAGCCGACTTATTTGGAGAGAACATGGGTCTTataaaccgacgtgattttcgcgaccctttgtttctgacagttacgtcaaTTCAAGCATCGTGTCCGTTAGGGAAGCATCGAGGActttggtaacggtgcaatctcattaatgactgctccgcttttaccattatgccccttagcatgtttataaatactttccctctcttttcatttttccgtttctgcaatctttcaaacttctTCTTTCCTTGCTCGTGCTGTATTCTTGTGTTCGAAGATTTCTGTTTTCTCCAACCTTCATTTCTCGGATAAaggttagtttttgtttctttcatgTCATGCCTCGTGTTTGCATGCTTTGTTTTGTGGGTGGATAGGTTGGTCCGTAGATTTTGGCTTCGTATCTTTCTCTTTTAgggattgattttctttttctttttccctttttgtaGGTTTCTGTCATcttttatataaacaaaaaatggcttctgtagacgttctttctcagtgggttgATGTTACGGTCCTCGGGGAGGAACCGTTGGTCGATGCTGAGTTTATCACTCATCTTCGTACTCATCACAGGCTCTGTACTTCGGAGGAGGACGAGCCAAAATATGAACTGATAATCCCGGGTCcggaagaccgggtttgttttgggagagttaatgaggcggcccctcattttttctttatgtatgaatgtatgatcacccgcttgggtgtttttctttctttctcggATTTtcccctcattttttctttatgtatgaatgtatgatcacccgcttgggtgtttttcttcctttctcggATTTCGAGATATCTGTTTTGCACCACTGTAGAGTTGCCCCtactcaacttcaccccaattcttggggttttttgaagATCTATCAGTTTATTAGCCACGCTCTGGActttccgacctctttgaggattttcttctttctttttcatatgactaagccctttagtgggctaaacaacaaacaacagtgggtatccttccgagccatacaaggtcggaggattttcacccttttcgacgaatcttttcatgacttcaaaaactactttttcaaagttcaagccgtagagggtcaccaccccttctTCCTTGATGAGCACTCTTCCCCTCGCTTCCCCCTTTATTGGCTGGAGGCCTCCCCTTGCGAGAAGTATGGTCTAGATGACCTAGacgaggtggaggcggccattGCGGGATTTTTCCGAGAagcgtgggggagggc encodes the following:
- the LOC107467721 gene encoding F-box protein At2g39490 (The sequence of the model RefSeq protein was modified relative to this genomic sequence to represent the inferred CDS: added 20 bases not found in genome assembly) — its product is MIPSMEVTTTTSIEGMFSTLPDEILGSIVSFLPKESALETSLISKRWRQLWNQVLLAHGSLHDITAVLAKFLANFEEHDPLKHPRKLHFQYVHHQEQEEDSVMLATIATNSKLLLDFSVSDDINHKELEARYDLQLIMPQKHVPSSPSSSTFLVKTLHLKSVRDLTSVVVSSIVSNLEHLENLVISECSGLKSLLIESESKLHKLSILDCLHLKYLHLRTSKLKSFRYRGLLPRIWPESHFNLTHAKLDFRLGPISSDFRSEDFDESLLTIKNSKVLTLCQWTFEALIWPSISPSSCNFIFYKLKELCWIGSHKDENSINALVSFLKLCPALEQLSFKIDPKSYSYWGSRTKFSCFKQATKYKELQHLKLIRLMGFTNRVEEISVAKTLVGLVAMSGKVPKIEASDGTHIE